A window of Jannaschia sp. M317 contains these coding sequences:
- the cysQ gene encoding 3'(2'),5'-bisphosphate nucleotidase CysQ, translating to MDFDGMMVTLRRLALEAGDKIMEIYQADDFDVRAKSDDSPVTAADEAADAIISAGLAAAFPDAAVVTEEQSETHNLDVSTFFIVDPLDGTKEFVQRRGDFTVNIAWVEDGTPVRGVVYAPAKNRLFWTRADGQTVEETGPFDKQTVGACTPISVSGPDNAALLVVASKSHRDQATDDYINKYQVSDMRSAGSSLKFCLVATGEADLYPRLGRTMEWDTAAGHAVLSGAGGHVVRFDDHTPLAYGKEGFANPFFIAYAPGVDLQKA from the coding sequence ATGGATTTTGACGGAATGATGGTGACGCTGCGGCGTCTGGCGCTGGAAGCGGGCGACAAGATCATGGAGATCTATCAGGCCGACGATTTCGACGTCCGGGCCAAGTCGGACGACAGCCCCGTCACCGCCGCCGACGAGGCCGCCGATGCCATCATCTCTGCCGGTCTGGCTGCGGCCTTCCCGGATGCCGCCGTTGTCACCGAAGAGCAGTCGGAAACCCACAACCTGGATGTATCGACCTTTTTCATCGTCGACCCGCTGGATGGCACCAAGGAGTTCGTGCAGCGCCGGGGCGATTTCACGGTCAATATCGCCTGGGTCGAAGACGGCACGCCGGTGCGCGGTGTGGTCTATGCCCCTGCCAAGAACCGCCTGTTCTGGACCCGTGCCGATGGCCAGACCGTCGAAGAAACCGGTCCCTTCGACAAGCAAACGGTTGGTGCCTGCACGCCGATTTCCGTGTCCGGGCCCGATAACGCGGCCCTGCTTGTCGTCGCGTCCAAGTCGCACCGCGATCAGGCGACGGACGATTACATCAACAAGTATCAGGTGAGCGACATGCGCTCTGCCGGGTCGTCCCTCAAGTTCTGCCTGGTCGCCACGGGCGAGGCGGATCTTTATCCGCGTCTGGGTCGGACCATGGAATGGGACACCGCAGCCGGCCACGCGGTTCTGTCCGGTGCCGGTGGTCACGTGGTGCGGTTCGACGATCACACCCCGCTGGCATATGGCAAGGAAGGGTTCGCCAACCCTTTCTTCATCGCGTATGCGCCCGGTGTTGATTTGCAAAAGGCGTAA
- a CDS encoding beta-1,6-N-acetylglucosaminyltransferase gives MTLGFVLLVHTAFERAEQVARHYAAAECPVVIHVDAKVGQGVYDGFRKRLADVPLVQFSARTRVEWGTWSLVAATQTAVAQLLSVFPQVRHACLASGSCLPLRPVGELREYLDAHPDTDFIESVTIDDVAWAIDGLEAERFTLRFPFSWRKHRRLFDVYTDLQRRLGLKRRIPEGVTPHLGSQWWCLTRQTLEAVLTAPDRAAMDRYFARVWIPDESYFQTLARRYARRIESRSLTLSKFDVQGKPHIFYDDHLQLLERSDCFLARKIWPRADRLYDTFLDPARPAERVAEPNPGKIDRVFSRANERRDLGRAGLYNQGRFPRAGRENGLTCARYAVFSGFQDLFDGFDAYLARRIGGRVHGRLYHPDRAQFAGAETVLNGCLPDSAALRDYRPTQFLTNLLWSTRGERQSFHYGPGDTPGITDFMLRDANATLCIVSGAWAVPLYQSDRPFDEVRAEIARLQQAEMLFLAKLRKPGVAARVHQWTLADFSVAPTDKLEEVLDEIGGPSARRGLSAPPMRDLSGLPEFLQQLRNAGLKPTVMGDFAATRALPRAGGGRAR, from the coding sequence ATGACCCTGGGCTTTGTCCTTTTGGTGCACACCGCGTTCGAGCGCGCCGAACAGGTCGCCCGCCATTACGCGGCGGCGGAGTGTCCCGTGGTGATCCACGTGGACGCCAAGGTCGGGCAGGGCGTCTATGACGGCTTTCGCAAACGGTTGGCCGATGTGCCCTTGGTACAGTTCAGCGCGCGCACACGGGTCGAATGGGGCACCTGGTCGTTGGTTGCCGCGACACAGACGGCGGTGGCGCAGCTGTTGTCCGTGTTCCCGCAGGTGCGCCACGCCTGTCTGGCCAGCGGATCCTGCCTGCCCCTGCGCCCCGTCGGAGAGTTGCGGGAGTATCTGGATGCCCACCCGGACACCGATTTCATCGAAAGCGTGACCATCGACGACGTCGCCTGGGCCATCGACGGCCTGGAGGCGGAGCGGTTCACCCTGCGGTTTCCGTTTTCCTGGCGCAAACACCGGCGCCTGTTCGACGTCTATACCGATCTGCAACGCCGTCTTGGCCTGAAACGCCGTATCCCCGAAGGCGTGACACCGCATCTGGGCAGCCAATGGTGGTGCCTGACCCGGCAGACCCTGGAGGCTGTGCTGACCGCGCCGGACCGCGCCGCGATGGACCGCTATTTTGCCCGTGTCTGGATCCCGGACGAAAGCTATTTCCAGACCCTTGCGCGTCGCTATGCGCGCCGGATCGAAAGCCGGTCGCTGACGCTGTCGAAATTCGACGTGCAGGGCAAGCCGCACATCTTCTACGACGATCACCTGCAACTGCTGGAACGTTCCGATTGCTTTCTGGCGCGCAAGATCTGGCCGCGGGCCGATCGGCTTTATGATACCTTCCTCGACCCCGCACGCCCGGCGGAACGGGTCGCGGAGCCGAACCCGGGCAAGATCGACCGCGTGTTTTCGCGGGCCAATGAACGCCGTGATCTGGGCCGGGCTGGACTGTATAATCAGGGACGGTTTCCCCGTGCCGGCCGGGAAAACGGGCTGACCTGCGCGCGCTATGCCGTGTTTTCCGGGTTCCAGGACCTGTTCGACGGCTTTGACGCCTATCTGGCGCGACGGATCGGCGGGCGGGTGCATGGGCGGCTTTATCATCCCGACCGCGCGCAGTTCGCAGGTGCAGAGACGGTCCTGAACGGGTGCCTGCCCGACAGCGCCGCGCTGCGCGATTACCGGCCTACGCAGTTCCTGACCAACTTGCTGTGGTCGACGCGCGGCGAACGGCAGAGCTTTCACTATGGGCCGGGCGACACGCCCGGGATCACCGATTTCATGCTGCGGGACGCCAATGCCACGTTGTGCATCGTGTCGGGGGCCTGGGCCGTTCCGCTGTATCAATCCGATCGGCCCTTCGACGAGGTCCGCGCCGAGATTGCGCGCCTGCAGCAGGCCGAAATGCTGTTTCTCGCCAAACTGCGCAAACCGGGGGTTGCCGCGCGGGTCCACCAATGGACGCTGGCCGATTTTTCCGTCGCCCCGACCGACAAGTTGGAGGAGGTGCTGGACGAGATCGGCGGCCCGTCCGCGCGCCGGGGTCTCTCGGCTCCGCCGATGCGGGACCTGTCGGGCCTGCCCGAGTTCCTGCAACAGCTGCGCAATGCCGGGTTGAAGCCCACGGTGATGGGCGATTTTGCCGCCACCCGTGCCCTGCCGCGTGCCGGGGGTGGTCGTGCCCGCTAG
- a CDS encoding glycosyltransferase family 2 protein: MGMLSSYRMRLRRKYWRARAMAKRGQLSPVADRTAAIGRADLLSFTTVRNERIRLPYFLDYYRRQGIDHFLFVDNGSKDGTREYLAEQADVSVWTTDDSYNRSAFGVDWLNWLQRRHGARHWCLTVDVDEFFVYPFCDTRPLRALTDWLDASQVRSFGAMLLDMYPKGPVTQHPYREGQNPFEIASWFDAGNYLYERNPTYWNLWIQGGVRARMFFADRPKQAPALNKVPLVKWAPEYAYVSSTHALLPRGLNQTYDTGGGEKATGVLLHAKFLSLFVDRAAEEAARGEHYRAGTEYRAYASELDEDPDLWCKWSERYINWRQLEILGLMSKGNWA; encoded by the coding sequence ATGGGGATGCTGTCCTCTTATCGGATGCGTCTGAGGCGCAAGTATTGGCGCGCGCGGGCCATGGCCAAGCGCGGTCAATTGTCCCCCGTGGCCGATCGCACCGCCGCGATCGGGCGCGCCGATCTGCTGTCGTTCACGACCGTGCGCAACGAACGCATCCGCCTGCCCTATTTCCTGGACTACTATCGCCGCCAGGGCATCGACCACTTTCTGTTCGTCGACAACGGCAGCAAGGATGGCACCCGCGAATACCTGGCCGAACAGGCCGACGTGTCGGTCTGGACCACGGACGACAGCTACAACCGCTCTGCCTTTGGGGTGGATTGGCTGAACTGGCTGCAACGCAGACACGGGGCGCGGCATTGGTGCCTGACGGTCGATGTGGATGAATTCTTTGTCTATCCGTTCTGTGACACCCGGCCCCTGCGCGCCTTGACCGACTGGCTGGATGCGTCGCAGGTCCGGTCCTTTGGTGCGATGCTGCTGGATATGTATCCCAAGGGCCCGGTCACGCAGCACCCCTATCGCGAAGGCCAGAACCCCTTCGAGATCGCCAGCTGGTTCGACGCGGGCAACTATCTGTATGAACGCAATCCGACCTATTGGAACCTTTGGATCCAGGGGGGCGTGCGGGCGCGGATGTTCTTTGCCGACCGTCCGAAACAGGCCCCCGCGCTCAACAAGGTGCCGCTGGTGAAATGGGCCCCGGAATACGCCTATGTCAGCTCGACCCACGCGCTTTTGCCGCGCGGGTTGAACCAGACCTATGACACCGGTGGCGGTGAAAAGGCGACCGGTGTCCTGCTGCATGCCAAGTTCCTCAGCCTGTTCGTCGATCGCGCCGCCGAGGAAGCCGCGCGGGGCGAGCATTATCGCGCCGGCACCGAATACCGCGCCTATGCCAGCGAACTGGACGAGGATCCCGACCTCTGGTGCAAATGGTCGGAACGCTACATCAACTGGCGCCAGTTGGAGATTCTGGGCCTGATGTCGAAAGGGAACTGGGCATGA
- a CDS encoding PTS sugar transporter subunit IIA — protein sequence MQLNDILTQGSVRHLPKVSSKKRLFCDLADIAQQVHGLEQPDAFTALQDREALGPTGVGGGVALPHARLSGLDRVHGVFLRLDQPLDFDSMDRKPVDLVFALFAPEGAGVAHLKALALVSRTLRDTGLCAKLRANVDPAILYTLLTESQASEAA from the coding sequence ATGCAGTTGAACGACATCCTTACCCAAGGATCGGTACGGCATTTGCCGAAGGTCAGCAGCAAGAAGCGGCTGTTCTGCGACCTGGCCGACATCGCCCAGCAGGTGCACGGGCTGGAACAACCAGACGCGTTCACCGCGCTTCAGGATCGCGAAGCATTGGGCCCCACGGGCGTGGGCGGCGGTGTCGCCCTGCCCCATGCGCGGCTCAGCGGGTTGGACCGGGTGCACGGGGTTTTCCTGCGCCTGGATCAGCCGCTGGATTTCGATTCGATGGATCGCAAGCCGGTCGATCTGGTCTTTGCCCTGTTCGCGCCCGAAGGCGCGGGGGTGGCCCACCTGAAGGCGCTGGCACTGGTATCGCGGACATTGCGCGATACCGGGCTCTGCGCCAAGTTGCGGGCCAATGTGGATCCGGCAATCCTCTATACGCTTCTGACGGAATCGCAGGCCTCCGAAGCGGCCTGA
- a CDS encoding alpha-ketoglutarate-dependent dioxygenase AlkB family protein, with protein sequence MVVDVRAIARAAPLVAPVTRRGKPLSVRMTSAGALGWITDQRGYRYGPEHPKGVPWPPIPASILAVWQAVVPDARPPESCLVNWYGPGARMGLHQDRDEADFAQPVVSISLGDDALFRIGNRDKGGSTQSLWLRSGDVVVMAGEARLRHHGVDRIVPGTSTLLDAPGRINLTLRVVT encoded by the coding sequence ATGGTCGTGGATGTCCGTGCAATCGCCCGGGCGGCACCTTTGGTCGCGCCGGTGACCCGCCGGGGCAAGCCGCTTTCGGTGCGCATGACATCTGCCGGGGCGCTTGGTTGGATCACCGATCAGCGCGGCTATCGCTACGGACCGGAGCATCCGAAGGGGGTGCCCTGGCCGCCGATCCCGGCGTCGATCCTGGCGGTCTGGCAGGCCGTCGTGCCGGACGCGCGCCCACCCGAAAGCTGTTTGGTCAACTGGTATGGGCCGGGCGCGCGGATGGGCCTGCATCAGGATCGGGACGAAGCGGACTTTGCGCAACCCGTGGTGTCGATTTCGCTGGGCGACGATGCGCTGTTTCGGATCGGCAACCGGGACAAGGGCGGCAGCACCCAGAGCCTGTGGCTCCGCTCTGGTGATGTGGTGGTCATGGCGGGGGAGGCGCGGTTGCGGCACCACGGGGTCGACCGGATCGTGCCGGGCACGTCGACCTTGCTTGACGCGCCGGGGCGCATCAACCTGACCCTGCGGGTCGTGACCTAG
- a CDS encoding COG3650 family protein → MKALLTTILIWLAWPALATQDAWPALHDVTGVAGDDVLNIRATPDANAPIVGTLAPDARNVEVVRPNDPLTWGVVNTAEGMGWVSLRFLQRQPAQYQGAFPILGRCLGTEPFWTLALIGDTATFSTPESEEQGTVLARLGSLNRRDRHGLRLSLNDGSKGGEALDGVIRWEACSDFMSDREYGLSYDMIRGDAVLSGCCTLGR, encoded by the coding sequence ATGAAGGCTCTGTTGACGACCATCCTGATCTGGCTGGCGTGGCCCGCGCTGGCCACGCAGGACGCCTGGCCCGCGCTGCATGATGTGACCGGTGTTGCGGGCGACGATGTGCTGAACATCCGCGCGACACCAGACGCCAACGCGCCGATTGTCGGCACCTTGGCCCCCGACGCCCGAAACGTGGAGGTGGTGCGCCCAAACGATCCGCTGACCTGGGGCGTGGTGAACACCGCCGAAGGAATGGGCTGGGTGTCGCTGCGGTTCTTGCAACGGCAACCGGCGCAGTATCAGGGCGCGTTTCCGATCCTGGGTCGCTGTCTTGGGACGGAGCCGTTCTGGACGCTGGCTCTGATTGGGGACACCGCGACCTTTTCCACCCCCGAAAGCGAGGAACAGGGAACGGTCCTCGCCCGCCTCGGCTCGCTCAACCGGCGGGACCGGCACGGGCTGCGCCTGTCGCTGAACGACGGCTCCAAGGGAGGCGAGGCGCTGGACGGGGTTATCCGTTGGGAGGCCTGTTCCGACTTCATGTCGGACCGCGAATACGGGCTGTCCTATGACATGATCCGGGGCGACGCCGTGCTGTCTGGCTGCTGCACCCTGGGCCGCTAG
- the hpf gene encoding ribosome hibernation-promoting factor, HPF/YfiA family: MRYQITGKQIDIGEALQTHVQTQLSAVMEKYAGRPTDAQVTFSKSAHEFVCEATVHLSTGLTATAKAKATEIYAAFDSSAEKMEKQLRRYKRRLKNHHQDRAQPVEVSGGSSYILAAEAEDAEPDTLQPMIVAEMETKIASLSVGEAVMQMELAGAPVLVFKNEKGGGVNVVYRREDGNVGWIDPATASGA, translated from the coding sequence ATGCGCTACCAGATCACCGGAAAGCAGATCGACATCGGCGAAGCCCTGCAAACTCACGTGCAAACGCAGCTCAGCGCAGTCATGGAAAAATACGCCGGTCGCCCGACCGATGCCCAGGTGACGTTTTCCAAGTCGGCACATGAATTCGTCTGCGAAGCGACCGTGCATCTGTCGACCGGCCTGACCGCCACGGCCAAGGCCAAGGCAACGGAAATCTACGCCGCCTTCGACAGTTCCGCCGAGAAGATGGAAAAACAGCTTCGCCGCTACAAGCGCCGGCTCAAGAACCATCACCAGGACCGCGCGCAGCCGGTTGAAGTTTCCGGTGGCTCTTCTTATATCCTCGCCGCCGAGGCGGAGGACGCGGAGCCCGATACGCTTCAACCTATGATCGTGGCAGAGATGGAGACGAAGATCGCCTCCCTGTCTGTCGGAGAGGCGGTCATGCAGATGGAATTGGCCGGTGCCCCAGTGCTCGTTTTCAAAAACGAGAAGGGTGGCGGTGTAAATGTCGTGTATCGACGCGAAGATGGAAACGTCGGTTGGATCGACCCTGCAACAGCAAGCGGGGCATAG
- a CDS encoding sulfotransferase domain-containing protein → MPARFDAFVVFAEMRTGSNHLEASLSALSDVTAYGEIFNPVFLGAHNRDALFGMDMAAREVDPLPLLDLIRANTDGLPGFRYFHDHDPRVLDTILDDPRTAKIVLTRNPLDAYVSLAIARQTGQWRLTNPKMAKAAQARFDGAEFDALLAAQQGFRDLIQTHLQRTGQTAFWISYEQIGDLDILNGLAAFLGSADRLAEVPGKLKKQNPGQTADKVENADEMRAHLVRLDPFQLSRSTHLEPPRPADVAPLMAAAESPLLCLPLPGGPTAALRDWMTRLDGAPPHEGLKERELRPWMRKAKGFTSFTVLRHPLARAHDAFVEVLTGKGPEANTIRRILTNQHGVALPAGPEPEAHAAGFLGFLTFLKANLNGQSALPVKPIWASQAETLAGLAQVVLPQRLIRETDAQADLDGLAQRVGRAPQPLILERPGSGPTLLQIYRPEQDDAVIDAYRRDFFQFGFRRWKNS, encoded by the coding sequence GTGCCCGCTAGGTTTGATGCTTTCGTCGTGTTCGCTGAAATGCGCACCGGGTCGAACCACCTGGAGGCGTCGCTGTCCGCGTTGTCGGACGTCACCGCCTACGGAGAGATCTTCAATCCGGTCTTTCTGGGCGCGCACAATCGGGACGCGTTGTTCGGCATGGACATGGCAGCGCGCGAGGTCGATCCCCTGCCGTTGCTGGACCTGATCCGCGCCAATACCGACGGCTTGCCCGGCTTTCGGTACTTTCACGACCACGATCCGCGGGTTCTGGACACGATCCTCGACGACCCGCGCACCGCCAAGATCGTGCTGACCCGCAATCCGCTGGATGCCTATGTCTCGCTGGCGATTGCCCGGCAGACGGGACAATGGCGGTTGACCAATCCCAAGATGGCCAAGGCTGCGCAGGCCCGGTTTGACGGCGCGGAATTCGACGCGTTGCTGGCGGCGCAACAAGGCTTCCGCGACCTGATCCAGACCCATTTGCAGCGCACGGGCCAGACCGCGTTCTGGATCAGCTATGAACAGATTGGGGACCTGGATATCCTCAACGGCCTTGCCGCCTTTCTGGGCAGCGCGGATCGGCTGGCCGAGGTGCCTGGCAAGCTGAAGAAACAGAACCCCGGCCAGACCGCCGACAAGGTTGAGAACGCCGATGAGATGCGCGCCCATCTGGTCCGTCTGGATCCGTTCCAGCTGTCCCGTTCAACGCATCTGGAACCGCCTCGCCCGGCCGATGTCGCACCCCTCATGGCCGCCGCCGAAAGCCCGCTGTTATGCCTGCCCCTGCCGGGGGGGCCGACCGCGGCGCTGCGCGACTGGATGACCCGGCTGGACGGTGCCCCCCCGCACGAAGGCCTGAAGGAGCGGGAGCTGCGGCCCTGGATGCGCAAGGCCAAGGGTTTCACCAGTTTTACCGTTCTGCGCCACCCTCTGGCACGGGCCCATGATGCCTTTGTCGAGGTGCTGACCGGCAAGGGGCCAGAGGCGAACACGATCCGGCGGATCCTGACCAATCAACATGGCGTCGCCCTGCCCGCAGGACCAGAGCCGGAGGCCCATGCCGCCGGATTTCTGGGGTTCCTGACGTTCCTCAAGGCCAACCTGAACGGCCAATCGGCCCTGCCCGTGAAACCCATATGGGCGTCGCAGGCGGAAACGCTGGCGGGTCTGGCGCAGGTCGTCTTGCCGCAGCGGCTGATCCGGGAAACGGATGCACAGGCCGATCTGGACGGGCTGGCCCAGCGGGTCGGACGGGCGCCACAACCGCTGATCCTGGAACGGCCCGGATCGGGGCCGACCCTGCTCCAGATCTATAGACCCGAACAGGACGACGCGGTCATCGACGCCTATCGGCGCGACTTCTTTCAGTTCGGCTTCCGCCGTTGGAAGAACAGCTAG
- the lptB gene encoding LPS export ABC transporter ATP-binding protein: protein MTDTGPETLRVTEGDGGLRIRNLRKSYKKRPVIRDVSMDLARGEVVALLGPNGSGKTTTFYCIAGLVTPDGGKVSLDGRDVTWLPMYRRAKAGIGYLPQEMSIFRGLTVEQNIMAILEVAEPKRHRRRERLEELLGEFHIQHLRRASALALSGGERRRVEIARCLAAKPRYLLLDEPFAGVDPIAVGDIRALVVELKSRGIGVLITDHNVRETLEIVDRAYILHDGGVLMSGTPDEVVSNDNVRRVYLGESFAR from the coding sequence GTGACAGACACCGGACCTGAAACGCTCCGCGTGACGGAGGGCGACGGAGGGCTGCGGATTCGCAACCTGCGCAAGTCCTACAAGAAGCGGCCCGTCATTCGCGACGTCTCGATGGATCTGGCGCGCGGCGAGGTCGTCGCCCTGCTGGGGCCGAACGGATCGGGCAAGACAACGACGTTTTATTGCATCGCCGGACTGGTCACGCCTGATGGGGGCAAGGTCAGCCTGGATGGGCGAGACGTCACCTGGCTGCCGATGTATCGCCGCGCCAAGGCGGGAATCGGCTATCTGCCACAAGAGATGTCGATCTTTCGTGGGCTGACGGTCGAGCAGAACATCATGGCCATCCTGGAGGTGGCCGAGCCCAAGCGTCACCGCCGCCGCGAACGGCTGGAGGAGCTGCTGGGCGAATTCCACATTCAGCACCTGCGCCGGGCCTCGGCGCTGGCGCTGTCGGGGGGCGAACGTCGCCGGGTGGAAATCGCGCGCTGCCTGGCGGCCAAACCCCGCTACCTGCTGCTGGACGAACCCTTTGCGGGGGTCGACCCGATCGCGGTGGGCGATATCCGCGCCCTAGTGGTCGAGCTGAAGTCGCGTGGCATCGGCGTCTTGATCACCGATCATAACGTGCGCGAAACCCTTGAAATCGTGGACCGCGCCTACATCCTGCACGATGGCGGCGTGTTGATGTCGGGCACCCCCGATGAGGTCGTGTCAAACGATAACGTGCGGCGCGTCTACCTTGGCGAAAGCTTCGCGCGTTAA
- the galU gene encoding UTP--glucose-1-phosphate uridylyltransferase GalU: protein MPKPVTKAIFPVAGMGTRFLPATKSVPKEIMTLVDRPLVQYAIDEARAAGIEEFIFVTARGKSALEDYFDHSPELEQKLIDSGKDDLLAELRHTYMDSGQIAYIRQHKAMGLGHAVWCARRLIGDEPFAVMLPDDVIAAEKPCLQQMVEAYAETGGSVVAAMEVAPEKTKSYGILDVSEDNGTTVKVKGMVEKPAEGTAPSNLAVIGRYILSPNIMSHLDNAKEGAGGEIQLTDAIAKEISSGEGVHGFRFAGERYDCGSKSGFLQATVAFGMARPDLRDDLLDFLSDITAIQAAAQ, encoded by the coding sequence ATGCCGAAGCCGGTGACCAAAGCGATTTTCCCCGTGGCAGGGATGGGCACCCGTTTCCTGCCCGCGACCAAGTCGGTCCCGAAAGAGATCATGACCCTCGTGGACAGGCCGCTTGTGCAATACGCCATCGACGAGGCCCGTGCCGCCGGCATCGAGGAATTCATCTTTGTCACCGCGCGCGGCAAGTCCGCGCTGGAGGATTACTTCGACCATTCGCCGGAGTTGGAGCAGAAGCTGATCGATTCCGGCAAGGACGATCTGCTGGCGGAACTGCGCCACACCTATATGGACAGCGGCCAGATCGCCTATATCCGGCAACACAAGGCCATGGGCCTGGGGCACGCCGTCTGGTGCGCCCGTCGCCTGATCGGCGATGAACCCTTTGCCGTGATGCTGCCCGACGACGTGATCGCTGCCGAAAAGCCCTGTCTGCAACAGATGGTCGAAGCCTATGCCGAAACCGGTGGCAGCGTCGTCGCCGCAATGGAAGTGGCCCCGGAGAAGACCAAATCCTACGGCATTCTCGACGTCTCGGAGGACAATGGAACGACGGTCAAGGTCAAGGGCATGGTCGAGAAACCCGCCGAGGGCACGGCGCCGTCCAACCTGGCGGTCATCGGTCGCTATATCCTGAGCCCGAACATCATGTCCCACCTCGACAATGCCAAAGAAGGGGCAGGGGGCGAGATCCAGCTGACCGACGCCATCGCCAAGGAAATCTCCTCCGGAGAGGGTGTGCACGGGTTCCGGTTCGCCGGCGAACGCTACGACTGCGGCTCGAAGTCGGGTTTCCTTCAGGCCACGGTCGCCTTCGGTATGGCGCGGCCCGATCTGCGCGACGATCTGCTCGACTTCCTGTCGGACATCACGGCGATCCAGGCCGCCGCGCAATAA
- a CDS encoding ABC transporter permease: MFRVQRRQTALSSAFTLLELIFHATVRQTRKGHGNGLVALGMNVLQTAVFLAAFFALFTLLGMRGSAIRGDFLLYLMSGIFLFLTHVKTVGSIAGAEGPASPMMKHAPMNTAVSIAAAALSALYLQTLSGALVLFAVHVAWHPVEIASPSGTVMMFLLSWLSGIGIGLCLLALKPWFPNFVQIANSIYSRMNMVFSGKMFVANSLPSSWLGYFSWNPLFHTIDQSRGYTFVNYNPHYTSWEYPLILSLVLILIGLMGEFYTKRHASVSWFAGR, translated from the coding sequence GTGTTTCGGGTCCAGAGACGCCAAACCGCCCTGTCCAGCGCCTTTACCCTGCTGGAGCTGATCTTTCACGCCACCGTGCGCCAGACCCGCAAGGGTCACGGCAACGGGTTGGTCGCGCTTGGCATGAACGTTTTGCAAACGGCCGTGTTCCTGGCCGCTTTCTTTGCGCTGTTCACCCTGCTGGGCATGCGCGGCAGCGCCATTCGCGGTGATTTCCTGCTGTATCTGATGTCGGGCATTTTCCTGTTCCTGACCCATGTGAAAACCGTGGGCAGCATCGCGGGGGCCGAGGGGCCGGCCTCTCCGATGATGAAACACGCGCCAATGAACACCGCCGTCTCGATTGCGGCGGCGGCGCTGTCGGCGCTTTACCTTCAGACGTTGTCCGGGGCGCTGGTGCTGTTCGCCGTCCACGTCGCCTGGCACCCGGTCGAGATTGCGAGCCCGTCGGGAACCGTCATGATGTTCCTGCTGTCGTGGCTGTCGGGGATCGGGATCGGGCTGTGCCTGCTGGCGCTGAAGCCGTGGTTTCCCAACTTCGTACAGATTGCCAATTCGATCTATTCGCGGATGAACATGGTGTTTTCCGGCAAGATGTTCGTGGCCAATTCCCTGCCCAGTTCCTGGCTCGGCTATTTCAGCTGGAATCCGCTGTTTCACACCATCGACCAGTCGCGGGGCTATACCTTCGTCAACTACAACCCGCACTATACCAGTTGGGAATACCCGCTGATCCTGTCGCTTGTGCTGATCCTGATCGGCTTGATGGGAGAGTTCTATACCAAGCGCCACGCTTCCGTGTCCTGGTTCGCCGGGCGCTGA
- a CDS encoding glycosyltransferase family 2 protein has translation MATGQDLWTAYKLRWRRRRLLLRSLRKRAQLRPVRDRTGTIRPGDVLGFATVRNEGLRLSQFLDHHRALGVAHFLIVDNDSTDGSAAWLADQPDVSLWSTPHGYKASRFGVDWLTVLLRRYGHGHWCLTLDADELLIYAHHDTRDLRALTDWLDLRGRRMMGALMLDLYPRGALGQTAYRAGEDPTRALPYFDAGNYVATRQPKLQNLWVQGGPRARAFFSADPRRAPTLSKVPLVNWHRSYAYVSSTHTLLPRHLNHVYDDTGTEAPSGVLLHTKFLPNILTKSAEEKGRKEHFENSDLYEGYYDALIGDPTLWCDQSTRYAGWQQLESLGLMSRGGWV, from the coding sequence ATGGCGACGGGCCAGGACCTCTGGACGGCCTACAAGCTGCGCTGGAGGCGTCGTCGCCTGTTGCTCCGGTCGCTGCGCAAGCGTGCGCAACTGCGCCCCGTCAGGGACCGGACCGGGACGATCCGGCCCGGCGACGTTCTGGGCTTTGCCACCGTCCGAAACGAGGGGCTGCGTCTGTCGCAGTTCCTTGACCACCACCGCGCGCTGGGCGTCGCGCATTTCCTGATCGTCGACAACGACAGCACCGATGGCAGCGCCGCCTGGCTGGCCGACCAGCCGGACGTCTCGCTTTGGTCGACGCCCCACGGCTACAAGGCGTCGCGCTTTGGCGTGGATTGGCTGACTGTTCTGCTGCGGCGGTACGGTCACGGCCATTGGTGTCTGACGCTCGATGCGGATGAGCTGTTGATCTATGCCCATCATGACACCCGCGACCTGCGCGCGTTGACCGATTGGCTGGACCTGCGGGGACGGCGGATGATGGGGGCGCTGATGCTGGATCTCTATCCGCGCGGCGCCCTTGGGCAGACGGCCTATCGCGCCGGAGAGGATCCGACCCGCGCCCTGCCGTATTTCGATGCCGGGAACTATGTCGCGACCCGGCAACCGAAATTGCAGAACCTCTGGGTGCAGGGTGGCCCCCGTGCGCGCGCGTTCTTTTCCGCCGACCCGCGCCGTGCGCCGACCCTGTCCAAGGTGCCCTTGGTGAACTGGCATCGCAGCTACGCCTACGTGTCTTCGACCCATACCCTTCTGCCGCGGCATCTGAACCACGTCTACGACGACACCGGGACCGAGGCCCCTAGTGGCGTTCTGCTGCACACCAAATTCCTGCCCAACATCCTGACCAAATCCGCCGAGGAAAAAGGGCGCAAAGAGCATTTCGAAAACTCCGACCTCTACGAGGGGTATTATGACGCGTTGATCGGGGATCCGACCCTGTGGTGCGATCAATCCACGCGCTATGCCGGGTGGCAGCAGTTGGAGTCGCTGGGCCTGATGTCGCGCGGGGGCTGGGTGTAA